In Scophthalmus maximus strain ysfricsl-2021 chromosome 5, ASM2237912v1, whole genome shotgun sequence, a single window of DNA contains:
- the mep1bb gene encoding meprin A subunit beta isoform X1 — MAGRKSAGVLALHVVCLLFGAALCLVRNPTEKLSNYDVDGGRDLDIFDINEEAGLDLVEGDIVLDERQARNSIIGDEYRWPKTIPYYMEDDLEINAKGVILKAFEQYRLKTCIDFKPWSGEANYISIFKGGGCFSSVGNRHVGKQRLSIGSNCDRIATIEHEFLHALGFWHEQSRADRDDYVKIMWDRISDGREHNFNTYNDTTSSSLGVPYDYGSMMHYSKNAFRNGTEPTIVTKIPAFSDVIGQRMEFSDSDLLKLHRLYNCTQGSTFLDSCDFERENICGMIQGQGDQAEWLRVGAAAGGPDTDYSNMGKCTGSGYFMHFNTGTATNGDTALLESRLLYPRRGFQCLQFFYYNSGGPGDRLKIFVREYDNANPNGTLRFIATVDGSPQQLWQVHHVRLDVKTKFRVVFQGSKEGSGPSTGGLSLDDINLSETTCPEFTWRVKNFSSVMENTPMNTAIFSPPFTSTEGYTFQMELYPGGKDGYPGELSAFAHLVAREGDTGQKWPCPWKQMTMMLMDQHPHIQKRMSNQRSVTTDPSMKATDSDVFFWDDPRKVGVEVTDTDGSKYFRGLGAGTAVFLTHLRAKSRDFIKGGDAIFLLSMEDVSHLTASQPTPGTTVQPGTTTAPADVCLNVQCLNDGVCVDHEGEAACRCVVGDDWWYYGDSCQYKGSVMDKTTLALASSLSVLGVMLLVTVVSVICVKKKYKKRSSGNGVILANMQAA, encoded by the exons ATGGCAGGGAGAAAATCTGCAGGTGTACTTGCTCTTCACGTTGTCTGCCTCCTTTTTGGTGCTGCCCTTTGTTTGGTGAGAAAT CCCACGGAGAAATTGTCAA ATTACGACGTGGACGGCGGACGGGACCTTGACATTTTTGACATAAATGAAG AGGCAGGACTGGATCTTGTGGAAGGAGACATCGTCCTTGATGAG AGGCAAGCTCGAAACTCTATAATAGGGGATGAGTACAGGTGGCCAAAGACGATCCCATACTACATGGAAGATGACTTAG AGATCAATGCAAAGGGTGTGATTCTGAAGGCCTTTGAGCAGTACCGGCTCAAGACCTGCATTGATTTCAAGCCTTGGAGCGGCGAAGCAAACTACATCTCCATTTTCAAAGGGGGCGG CTGTTTCTCCTCAGTGGGAAATCGACACGTTGGGAAGCAGAGATTGTCCATCGGAAGCAACTGTGACCGCATCGCCACCATCGAACACGAGTTCCTTCATGCGTTGGGTTTCTGGCACGAGCAGTCCAGGGCAGACCGAGATGACTATGTCAAAATCATGTGGGACCGCATCTCAGATG GCAGAGAGCACAACTTCAACACCTACAACGACACCACCTCCAGCTCTCTTGGCGTCCCCTACGACTACGGCTCCATGATGCACTACAGCAAGAACGCCTTTCGCAACGGCACCGAGCCCACCATCGTCACCAAGATCCCTGCGTTCAGCGATGTCATCGGCCAGCGCATGGAGTTCAGCGACAGCGACCTGCTCAAGCTGCACCGCCTCTATAACTGCA CCCAGGGCTCCACCTTCCTCGACTCATGTGACTTTGAACGTGAGAACATCTGTGGTATGATCCAGGGACAAGGGGACCAGGCGGAGTGGCTCAGGGTCGGTGCAGCTGCCGGAGGGCCCGACACTGACTACTCCAACATGGGCAAATGCACTG GCTCGGGATACTTCATGCACTTCAACACTGGCACAGCCACCAACGGGGACACGGCTCTGCTCGAGAGCCGGCTCCTTTACCCCAGGAGAGGTTTTCAGTGTCTGCAGTTCTTTTACTACAACAGCGGCGGCCCCGGCGACAGACTGAAGATCTTTGTCCGAGAGTACGACAACGCGAACCCCAATGGAACGCTGCGCTTCATAGCGACCGTGGACG GATCCCCTCAGCAGCTGTGGCAGGTGCACCACGTGCGGCTGGACGTCAAAACCAAATTCCGCGTTGTATTTCAAGGGTCCAAGGAGGGCTCGGGGCCCTCGACAGGGGGCCTGTCCCTGGATGACATCAACCTGTCTGAGACCACCTGCCCGGAGTTCACGTGGCGCGTGAAGAACTTCAGCAGCGTCATGGAAAACACTCCAATGAACACGGCAATCTTCAGCCCGCCGTTCACCTCCACGGAGGGTTACACGTTCCAAATGGAGCTGTACCCCGGCGGAAAGGACGGCTACCCCGGCGAGCTGTCGGCCTTCGCTCATCTGGTGGCCCGCGAGGGGGACACCGGGCAGAAGTGGCCCTGCCCCTGGAAACAGATGACCATGATGCTGATGGACCAGCACCCGCACATCCAAAAGCGCATGTCCAACCAGCGCAGCGTCACCACTGACCCCAGCATGAAGGCGACAG ACTCGGACGTGTTCTTCTGGGATGACCCTCGCAAGGTGGGCGTGGAGGTCACCGACACAGACGGGTCCAAGTATTTCCGAGGGCTGGGCGCCGGAACCGCGGTGTTTCTCACTCACCTCCGAGCCAAGAGCCGGGACTTCATCAAGGGAGGAGACGCCATATTTCTCCTCTCGATGGAGG ATGTGTCTCATCTGACCGCGAGCCAGCCTACGCCGGGCACCACCGTCCAACCCGGCACCACCACTGCCCCCGCCGATGTCTGCCTCAATGTGCAGTGTCTGAATGACGGAGTCTGCGTGGATCACGAAGGGGAGGCTGCTTGCAG GTGCGTGGTGGGCGATGACTGGTGGTACTACGGGGACAGTTGTCAGTACAAGGGCTCCGTCATGGATAAAACCACCCTTGCCCTCGCCTCTTCTCTGTCCGTACTGGGCGTCATGCTGTTGGTCACAGTCGTCAGTGTCATCTGTGTGAAGAAGAAGTATAAGAAGCGCAGCAGTGGCAACGGCGTCATCTTGGCAAACATGCAAGCTGCATAG
- the mep1bb gene encoding meprin A subunit beta isoform X2, which yields MAGRKSAGVLALHVVCLLFGAALCLPTEKLSNYDVDGGRDLDIFDINEEAGLDLVEGDIVLDERQARNSIIGDEYRWPKTIPYYMEDDLEINAKGVILKAFEQYRLKTCIDFKPWSGEANYISIFKGGGCFSSVGNRHVGKQRLSIGSNCDRIATIEHEFLHALGFWHEQSRADRDDYVKIMWDRISDGREHNFNTYNDTTSSSLGVPYDYGSMMHYSKNAFRNGTEPTIVTKIPAFSDVIGQRMEFSDSDLLKLHRLYNCTQGSTFLDSCDFERENICGMIQGQGDQAEWLRVGAAAGGPDTDYSNMGKCTGSGYFMHFNTGTATNGDTALLESRLLYPRRGFQCLQFFYYNSGGPGDRLKIFVREYDNANPNGTLRFIATVDGSPQQLWQVHHVRLDVKTKFRVVFQGSKEGSGPSTGGLSLDDINLSETTCPEFTWRVKNFSSVMENTPMNTAIFSPPFTSTEGYTFQMELYPGGKDGYPGELSAFAHLVAREGDTGQKWPCPWKQMTMMLMDQHPHIQKRMSNQRSVTTDPSMKATDSDVFFWDDPRKVGVEVTDTDGSKYFRGLGAGTAVFLTHLRAKSRDFIKGGDAIFLLSMEDVSHLTASQPTPGTTVQPGTTTAPADVCLNVQCLNDGVCVDHEGEAACRCVVGDDWWYYGDSCQYKGSVMDKTTLALASSLSVLGVMLLVTVVSVICVKKKYKKRSSGNGVILANMQAA from the exons ATGGCAGGGAGAAAATCTGCAGGTGTACTTGCTCTTCACGTTGTCTGCCTCCTTTTTGGTGCTGCCCTTTGTTTG CCCACGGAGAAATTGTCAA ATTACGACGTGGACGGCGGACGGGACCTTGACATTTTTGACATAAATGAAG AGGCAGGACTGGATCTTGTGGAAGGAGACATCGTCCTTGATGAG AGGCAAGCTCGAAACTCTATAATAGGGGATGAGTACAGGTGGCCAAAGACGATCCCATACTACATGGAAGATGACTTAG AGATCAATGCAAAGGGTGTGATTCTGAAGGCCTTTGAGCAGTACCGGCTCAAGACCTGCATTGATTTCAAGCCTTGGAGCGGCGAAGCAAACTACATCTCCATTTTCAAAGGGGGCGG CTGTTTCTCCTCAGTGGGAAATCGACACGTTGGGAAGCAGAGATTGTCCATCGGAAGCAACTGTGACCGCATCGCCACCATCGAACACGAGTTCCTTCATGCGTTGGGTTTCTGGCACGAGCAGTCCAGGGCAGACCGAGATGACTATGTCAAAATCATGTGGGACCGCATCTCAGATG GCAGAGAGCACAACTTCAACACCTACAACGACACCACCTCCAGCTCTCTTGGCGTCCCCTACGACTACGGCTCCATGATGCACTACAGCAAGAACGCCTTTCGCAACGGCACCGAGCCCACCATCGTCACCAAGATCCCTGCGTTCAGCGATGTCATCGGCCAGCGCATGGAGTTCAGCGACAGCGACCTGCTCAAGCTGCACCGCCTCTATAACTGCA CCCAGGGCTCCACCTTCCTCGACTCATGTGACTTTGAACGTGAGAACATCTGTGGTATGATCCAGGGACAAGGGGACCAGGCGGAGTGGCTCAGGGTCGGTGCAGCTGCCGGAGGGCCCGACACTGACTACTCCAACATGGGCAAATGCACTG GCTCGGGATACTTCATGCACTTCAACACTGGCACAGCCACCAACGGGGACACGGCTCTGCTCGAGAGCCGGCTCCTTTACCCCAGGAGAGGTTTTCAGTGTCTGCAGTTCTTTTACTACAACAGCGGCGGCCCCGGCGACAGACTGAAGATCTTTGTCCGAGAGTACGACAACGCGAACCCCAATGGAACGCTGCGCTTCATAGCGACCGTGGACG GATCCCCTCAGCAGCTGTGGCAGGTGCACCACGTGCGGCTGGACGTCAAAACCAAATTCCGCGTTGTATTTCAAGGGTCCAAGGAGGGCTCGGGGCCCTCGACAGGGGGCCTGTCCCTGGATGACATCAACCTGTCTGAGACCACCTGCCCGGAGTTCACGTGGCGCGTGAAGAACTTCAGCAGCGTCATGGAAAACACTCCAATGAACACGGCAATCTTCAGCCCGCCGTTCACCTCCACGGAGGGTTACACGTTCCAAATGGAGCTGTACCCCGGCGGAAAGGACGGCTACCCCGGCGAGCTGTCGGCCTTCGCTCATCTGGTGGCCCGCGAGGGGGACACCGGGCAGAAGTGGCCCTGCCCCTGGAAACAGATGACCATGATGCTGATGGACCAGCACCCGCACATCCAAAAGCGCATGTCCAACCAGCGCAGCGTCACCACTGACCCCAGCATGAAGGCGACAG ACTCGGACGTGTTCTTCTGGGATGACCCTCGCAAGGTGGGCGTGGAGGTCACCGACACAGACGGGTCCAAGTATTTCCGAGGGCTGGGCGCCGGAACCGCGGTGTTTCTCACTCACCTCCGAGCCAAGAGCCGGGACTTCATCAAGGGAGGAGACGCCATATTTCTCCTCTCGATGGAGG ATGTGTCTCATCTGACCGCGAGCCAGCCTACGCCGGGCACCACCGTCCAACCCGGCACCACCACTGCCCCCGCCGATGTCTGCCTCAATGTGCAGTGTCTGAATGACGGAGTCTGCGTGGATCACGAAGGGGAGGCTGCTTGCAG GTGCGTGGTGGGCGATGACTGGTGGTACTACGGGGACAGTTGTCAGTACAAGGGCTCCGTCATGGATAAAACCACCCTTGCCCTCGCCTCTTCTCTGTCCGTACTGGGCGTCATGCTGTTGGTCACAGTCGTCAGTGTCATCTGTGTGAAGAAGAAGTATAAGAAGCGCAGCAGTGGCAACGGCGTCATCTTGGCAAACATGCAAGCTGCATAG